The Croceicoccus marinus genome contains a region encoding:
- the ccoO gene encoding cytochrome-c oxidase, cbb3-type subunit II, with amino-acid sequence MSMTERHKKLERNITLLSVATFVAVAIGGLVEIAPLFWIDNTIEEVEGMRPYTPLEQAGRDIYIREGCYSCHSQMVRPFRDEVERYGHYSLAAESMYDHPFQWGSKRTGPDLARVGGRYSDEWHVQHLENPQSVVPESVMPQYGFLLESELEVHDPAANLVALRRVGVPYSDRDIAQARQDMILQANPEAGGDVDEFLARYPRAQVRDFDGQPQQLTEMDALVAYLQMLGTLVDFGSAAAQEELAEETGR; translated from the coding sequence ATGAGCATGACCGAACGCCACAAGAAGCTCGAGCGCAACATCACGCTGCTGTCCGTGGCCACCTTCGTGGCCGTCGCCATCGGCGGGCTGGTGGAAATCGCCCCGCTGTTCTGGATCGACAACACGATCGAGGAGGTCGAGGGGATGCGCCCCTATACCCCGCTGGAGCAGGCCGGGCGCGACATCTATATCCGCGAGGGCTGCTATTCCTGCCACAGCCAGATGGTCCGCCCCTTCCGCGACGAGGTGGAGCGCTATGGCCATTACAGCCTGGCCGCGGAAAGCATGTACGACCACCCGTTCCAGTGGGGATCGAAGCGCACCGGGCCGGACCTGGCGCGCGTGGGCGGCCGCTATTCCGACGAATGGCACGTCCAGCACCTTGAAAACCCGCAGAGCGTGGTGCCCGAAAGCGTGATGCCCCAATACGGCTTCCTGCTGGAAAGCGAGCTTGAGGTGCACGATCCGGCGGCGAACCTGGTCGCGCTGCGCCGCGTCGGCGTGCCCTATTCGGACCGCGACATCGCGCAGGCGCGCCAGGACATGATCCTGCAGGCCAATCCCGAAGCGGGCGGCGATGTCGATGAATTCCTGGCCCGCTACCCCAGGGCTCAGGTGCGTGATTTCGACGGGCAGCCGCAGCAGCTGACCGAGATGGATGCGCTGGTCGCCTATCTTCAGATGCTGGGTACGCTGGTCGATTTCGGCAGCGCCGCCGCGCAGGAAGAGCTTGCGGAGGAGACGGGCCGATGA
- a CDS encoding CcoQ/FixQ family Cbb3-type cytochrome c oxidase assembly chaperone, whose translation MSVYETLRHFADSYGLVVMLAIFVTLCAWPFRPGAKQHNRAAANLIFKDENDGE comes from the coding sequence ATGAGCGTCTATGAAACCCTGCGCCATTTCGCCGACAGCTATGGGCTGGTGGTAATGCTGGCGATCTTCGTAACGCTGTGCGCCTGGCCTTTCCGCCCGGGCGCGAAGCAGCACAACCGCGCCGCCGCGAACCTAATCTTCAAGGACGAGAACGATGGCGAATAA
- the ccoP gene encoding cytochrome-c oxidase, cbb3-type subunit III: MANKRPTGKRIDEPTGTETVGHEWDGIEELDTPMPRWWLWTFYLTIVFAIFYVIAFPAWPMVDKATEGVLGWSSRGQLAKEISAADLARQGVRDRLARIPIERLPEDSALMAQAVAGGNAAFKVNCVQCHGSGAAGSQNLGYPNLNDDDWLWGGDLRAIEYTLTHGIRQAGHDETRMSIMPAFEGMLEPAQVEAVVSHVLSLSGKAEGSALGAQTFADNCAVCHGARGEGSREFGAPSLNDAIWLRGSTREDIRRQVLNPRLGMMPKWEGRLDPVTIKMLAAYVHSLGGGEDFVEVAADPAVEVDEQP; encoded by the coding sequence ATGGCGAATAAGCGCCCCACCGGTAAGCGTATCGACGAGCCGACGGGCACCGAGACCGTCGGCCACGAATGGGACGGTATCGAGGAGCTCGACACCCCCATGCCGCGCTGGTGGCTGTGGACCTTCTATCTCACGATCGTCTTCGCCATCTTCTATGTCATCGCCTTTCCCGCCTGGCCGATGGTGGACAAGGCCACCGAAGGCGTGCTCGGCTGGTCCAGCCGCGGACAGCTGGCGAAAGAGATCAGCGCCGCCGATCTCGCCAGGCAGGGCGTGCGCGACCGGCTCGCCCGCATTCCGATCGAGCGCCTGCCCGAGGACAGCGCGCTGATGGCGCAGGCGGTCGCGGGCGGCAATGCCGCGTTCAAGGTCAATTGCGTGCAGTGCCACGGATCGGGCGCGGCGGGCAGCCAGAACCTGGGCTATCCCAACCTCAACGACGACGACTGGCTGTGGGGCGGCGATCTGCGCGCCATCGAATACACGCTGACCCATGGCATCCGGCAGGCCGGCCATGACGAGACCCGGATGAGCATCATGCCCGCCTTCGAGGGCATGCTGGAACCCGCGCAGGTGGAAGCGGTGGTAAGCCATGTCCTGTCGCTGAGCGGCAAGGCCGAGGGCAGCGCGCTGGGCGCTCAGACTTTCGCCGACAATTGCGCGGTCTGCCATGGCGCGCGCGGCGAGGGCAGCCGCGAATTCGGCGCGCCCAGCCTGAACGATGCGATCTGGCTGCGCGGCAGCACGCGCGAGGACATTCGCAGGCAGGTGCTCAATCCGCGGCTGGGCATGATGCCAAAATGGGAGGGGCGGCTCGACCCGGTGACGATCAAGATGCTGGCCGCCTATGTCCACTCGCTTGGCGGCGGCGAGGATTTCGTGGAGGTCGCCGCGGATCCGGCGGTCGAGGTCGATGAACAGCCCTGA
- the ccoG gene encoding cytochrome c oxidase accessory protein CcoG produces the protein MNSPDGPAGKNDRDTDVAVEDGVARTNRPVSSAVADPGAATHRHEPHEPERAHLPEKLYEKRQAVHNKRIDGPFRRFKWAMMIVTLAIYYVTPWIRWDRGPYAPDQAVLVDLANRRFYMFGIEIWPHEFYFVAGLLIMAGIGLFLVTSAVGRAWCGYACPQTVWTDLFQHVDRFVDGDRNARMRLDAAPWTWGKVLRRAFKWTIYAVIGFATGGAWILYFADAPTLFRDFFAGDAAPVAYITVAVLTLTTVVLGGFMREQVCIYMCPWPRIQSAMLDEKSLIVTYKDWRGEPRGSVKKARKHPGEFGDCIDCNLCVAVCPTGIDIREGPQIGCITCALCIDACDRVMAEVGRPRGLIDYATLEDCEREARGETPRSPWRTLLRPRTIAYSLIWGSIGLALLFALGVRSHTGLTVSPDRNPPFMLMSDGSIRNSFTLKLRNMESRPRDMAIALEGLPGGVMWSDTIGRDDAAPAQVMTVPADQTRTMRAYVMAPAGTGERDFAFRITSQDEQRETDSVETRFSAPEAGQPRDSQ, from the coding sequence ATGAACAGCCCTGACGGCCCAGCCGGAAAGAACGACCGCGACACCGATGTCGCGGTCGAGGACGGCGTCGCCAGGACGAACCGCCCGGTCAGCAGCGCCGTCGCCGATCCCGGCGCGGCCACGCACCGCCACGAACCGCACGAGCCCGAGCGCGCGCACCTGCCCGAAAAGCTCTATGAAAAGCGCCAGGCGGTGCACAACAAGCGCATCGACGGGCCGTTCCGCCGGTTCAAATGGGCGATGATGATCGTCACGCTGGCGATCTATTACGTGACCCCGTGGATCCGCTGGGACCGCGGCCCCTATGCACCCGACCAGGCGGTGCTGGTCGACCTGGCGAACCGCCGCTTCTACATGTTCGGGATAGAGATCTGGCCCCACGAATTCTATTTTGTCGCAGGGCTTTTGATCATGGCGGGGATCGGCCTGTTCCTCGTCACCAGCGCGGTGGGGCGTGCATGGTGCGGCTATGCCTGTCCGCAGACGGTGTGGACCGACCTGTTCCAGCATGTCGACCGCTTCGTCGACGGCGACCGCAACGCGCGAATGCGCCTCGACGCCGCGCCGTGGACATGGGGCAAGGTTCTGCGCCGCGCGTTCAAGTGGACGATCTATGCCGTGATCGGCTTTGCCACCGGCGGCGCGTGGATCCTGTATTTCGCCGATGCGCCGACCCTGTTCCGCGACTTCTTCGCGGGCGATGCGGCCCCCGTCGCCTATATCACCGTGGCGGTGCTGACTCTGACCACGGTGGTGCTGGGCGGCTTCATGCGCGAGCAGGTGTGCATCTACATGTGCCCCTGGCCCCGCATCCAGAGCGCCATGCTGGACGAGAAATCGCTGATCGTCACCTACAAGGACTGGCGCGGCGAACCGCGCGGCAGCGTCAAGAAGGCGCGAAAGCATCCCGGCGAGTTCGGCGACTGCATCGACTGCAACCTGTGCGTCGCGGTCTGCCCGACCGGCATCGACATACGCGAAGGACCGCAGATCGGCTGTATCACCTGCGCGCTGTGCATCGACGCCTGCGACCGCGTGATGGCCGAGGTCGGGCGCCCACGCGGGCTGATCGACTATGCCACGCTGGAGGATTGCGAGCGCGAGGCGAGGGGGGAAACCCCGCGCTCGCCATGGCGCACGCTGCTGCGGCCGCGCACCATCGCCTATTCGCTGATCTGGGGCAGCATCGGCCTTGCGCTGCTGTTCGCGCTGGGCGTGCGCAGCCACACGGGCCTCACCGTCTCGCCCGACCGCAACCCGCCCTTCATGCTGATGAGCGACGGGTCGATCCGCAATTCCTTCACGCTGAAGCTGCGCAACATGGAAAGCCGCCCCCGCGACATGGCGATCGCGCTGGAGGGATTGCCCGGCGGCGTGATGTGGTCCGACACGATCGGCCGCGACGATGCCGCCCCGGCCCAGGTGATGACCGTGCCCGCCGACCAGACGCGCACCATGCGCGCCTATGTCATGGCCCCTGCCGGGACGGGCGAGCGTGACTTCGCCTTTCGTATCACATCGCAGGACGAACAGCGCGAAACCGATTCCGTCGAAACCCGGTTCTCCGCACCCGAAGCCGGCCAACCGCGAGACAGCCAATGA
- a CDS encoding FixH family protein — protein sequence MKSEFTGRHMTAVLVGGFGIVIAVNLSMATLATRGFGGVVVENSYVASQKYNGWLDQARKQQALGWSVDVKRQRDGTIALAPHGVPDGADVTAQIRRPLGEPETTELAFDASAPGTLVSTTPVAAGRWIARIAIEGGGDRWAREVHIE from the coding sequence ATGAAAAGCGAATTCACCGGACGCCACATGACCGCCGTGCTGGTCGGCGGCTTTGGCATCGTCATCGCAGTCAACCTGTCGATGGCGACGCTGGCGACGCGCGGCTTCGGCGGCGTGGTGGTCGAGAATTCCTATGTCGCCAGCCAGAAATACAACGGCTGGCTGGATCAGGCGCGCAAGCAGCAAGCGCTGGGCTGGAGCGTCGATGTAAAGCGGCAGCGGGACGGCACCATCGCGCTGGCCCCGCACGGCGTGCCCGATGGCGCAGACGTCACTGCACAAATTCGCCGCCCGCTGGGCGAGCCCGAGACGACCGAACTCGCCTTCGACGCCTCAGCGCCGGGCACGCTCGTCTCGACAACCCCCGTCGCGGCAGGCCGCTGGATCGCGCGCATCGCCATCGAGGGGGGCGGCGACCGCTGGGCCAGGGAGGTCCACATCGAATGA
- a CDS encoding heavy metal translocating P-type ATPase has protein sequence MNAPAVIDRAAAAPLLDTRLTVPGMRCAGCIAKIERGLNALEGVEQARVNFSAKRVAVRHGPSLDEDDLVKALRHLGFEGQAAAADPLVRDERETRALLRALAVAGFGMMNIMLLSVSVWSGAGGVTRDLFHWLSAIIALPVVAFAGRPFFASAAMALRYRRTNMDVPISIGVLLATGLSLYETVTGGEHAYFDGAVMLLFFLLAGRALDAAMRGRTRAGIGALLGRMGRSAGVVQPDGSVRRVTADALEPGMLMLVAAGEALAADGVLEGGGLEGGGATIDNAMLTGESTPEQVAEGSAVHAGAINLMHPIRVRVTRTGSDTALAEIARLMDEAGQSRNFYVRIADRASRLYAPAVHSLAALAFIGWMIAGAGWHQSLVIAIAVLIITCPCAMGLAVPAAQVVASGALIRQGLLVKDGSALERLAEVDIALFDKTGTLTLGEMRADTGGLSAEQKAAALALAQASRHPLSIGLAKSLMAEGIVPTEVTDIREVEGVGISGRIGMRDVALERPQAGGEGPRVQLRIGDDAALVRFADRLRPDAPAVLARLRSLGVDASIVSGDSAAAVARMSADLGIPGEGGISPTGKLEALATLKAAGHRPLMVGDGLNDGPALAAAHASIAPGTASDASQQAADAVFIGERLMPAALAVQVARRTMAIVRQNFGFAIGYNILAVPLALAGMVTPLIAAVAMSLSSLVVVGNSLRLARAARDHRP, from the coding sequence ATGAACGCGCCCGCCGTTATCGACCGCGCCGCCGCCGCGCCGCTGTTGGACACGCGCCTCACCGTGCCCGGCATGCGCTGCGCGGGCTGCATCGCCAAGATCGAGCGCGGGCTGAACGCGCTGGAGGGCGTCGAGCAGGCGCGCGTCAATTTCTCCGCGAAACGCGTGGCGGTGCGGCACGGCCCCTCGCTGGACGAGGACGATCTGGTAAAGGCGCTGCGCCATCTGGGCTTCGAGGGGCAGGCCGCCGCCGCCGATCCGCTGGTCCGGGACGAGCGCGAAACCCGCGCGCTGCTGCGCGCGCTGGCGGTGGCGGGGTTCGGCATGATGAACATCATGCTGCTGTCGGTCAGCGTCTGGTCGGGCGCGGGCGGGGTGACGCGCGACCTGTTCCACTGGCTGTCAGCGATCATCGCCCTGCCGGTCGTCGCTTTTGCGGGACGGCCCTTCTTTGCCTCCGCCGCCATGGCGCTGCGTTATCGCCGGACCAACATGGACGTGCCGATCTCCATCGGCGTGCTGCTGGCGACAGGCCTCAGCCTCTATGAAACCGTCACGGGCGGAGAGCATGCCTATTTCGACGGCGCGGTGATGCTGCTGTTCTTCCTGCTGGCGGGCCGCGCGCTGGATGCGGCGATGCGCGGACGCACCCGCGCGGGCATCGGCGCGCTGCTGGGGCGGATGGGACGCAGCGCGGGCGTGGTCCAGCCCGACGGATCGGTTCGCCGGGTAACGGCCGACGCGCTGGAGCCAGGCATGCTGATGCTGGTCGCGGCGGGCGAGGCGCTGGCCGCCGACGGCGTGCTGGAAGGTGGCGGACTGGAAGGCGGCGGGGCCACCATCGACAACGCGATGCTGACCGGCGAAAGCACGCCCGAACAGGTCGCGGAGGGATCAGCGGTCCATGCAGGCGCGATCAACCTGATGCACCCGATCCGCGTGCGCGTCACCCGCACCGGCAGCGATACCGCGCTTGCCGAGATCGCGCGGCTGATGGACGAGGCGGGGCAGTCGCGCAATTTTTATGTCCGCATCGCCGACCGCGCCTCGCGCCTCTATGCGCCGGCGGTGCATTCGCTGGCGGCGCTGGCGTTCATCGGCTGGATGATCGCGGGGGCGGGCTGGCACCAGTCGCTGGTGATCGCGATCGCGGTGCTGATCATCACCTGTCCCTGCGCGATGGGGCTGGCGGTGCCCGCCGCGCAAGTGGTCGCTTCGGGCGCGCTGATCCGGCAGGGCCTGCTGGTCAAGGACGGCAGCGCATTGGAACGGCTGGCCGAGGTCGACATCGCCCTGTTCGACAAAACCGGCACGCTGACCCTGGGCGAGATGCGCGCCGACACCGGCGGTCTGTCAGCCGAGCAGAAGGCCGCCGCCCTGGCGCTGGCACAGGCAAGCCGCCATCCGCTCAGCATCGGCCTCGCGAAATCGCTGATGGCGGAAGGGATCGTGCCTACCGAAGTGACCGACATTCGCGAGGTGGAAGGCGTCGGTATTTCGGGCAGGATCGGCATGCGTGACGTGGCGCTCGAACGCCCGCAGGCGGGGGGCGAGGGCCCTCGGGTGCAATTGCGGATCGGCGATGATGCGGCCCTCGTCCGCTTCGCGGACCGGCTGCGCCCCGATGCGCCCGCTGTGCTGGCCCGGCTCCGGAGCCTCGGCGTCGATGCCAGCATCGTGTCCGGCGACAGCGCCGCCGCCGTGGCGCGCATGTCGGCGGATCTCGGCATTCCCGGCGAAGGCGGCATCTCGCCCACGGGCAAGCTGGAAGCGCTCGCAACCCTCAAGGCCGCCGGTCATCGCCCGCTGATGGTCGGCGACGGGCTGAACGACGGTCCGGCGCTTGCCGCCGCGCATGCCTCGATCGCGCCGGGCACCGCCAGCGACGCCAGCCAGCAGGCGGCCGACGCGGTCTTCATCGGCGAAAGGCTGATGCCCGCCGCGCTGGCGGTGCAGGTCGCCCGGCGCACCATGGCCATCGTGCGGCAGAACTTCGGCTTCGCGATCGGCTACAACATCCTTGCGGTTCCGCTGGCGCTGGCGGGCATGGTCACGCCGCTTATCGCAGCGGTCGCGATGTCGCTCAGCTCGCTGGTCGTCGTGGGCAACTCGCTGCGACTGGCGCGCGCGGCACGGGACCACCGGCCATGA
- the ccoS gene encoding cbb3-type cytochrome oxidase assembly protein CcoS, protein MSVLVYLIPVALGMGGAGLALFFWAMRDGQFEDLDGAANRILIDDEEGEDA, encoded by the coding sequence ATGAGCGTGCTCGTCTATCTCATCCCGGTCGCGCTGGGCATGGGCGGGGCGGGGCTGGCGCTGTTCTTCTGGGCGATGCGCGACGGCCAGTTCGAGGATCTGGACGGCGCGGCCAATCGCATCCTGATCGACGACGAGGAAGGTGAGGACGCATGA
- a CDS encoding radical SAM protein — MWPYHPDLLAAPVPRYTSFPTAAEFAEIEPGAYRHALQTVEGDVSLYVHIPFCEKICFYCGCNTGAAGRRHRLESYLDALHREIETVSALLPPGTRVRRVSFGGGSPNAIAPTDFVRLVDALTIRFGLSDPIWSIELDPRTMSREWGTVIERVGIQRASLGVQTFAAHCQQRIGRVQSEDMILRTTDMLRDAGVSSLNFDLMYGLPGQDRDDLLDSLQRTRVLGADRIALFGYAHVPHVIPRQRAIDDSDMPDQAERFAMASLGFAYLVTHGYMPVGFDHFARAGGDPLARAAIEGTLHRNFQGFTDDDAPNLIGLGASAISSFPHLLAQNQKNSGRYRMRAGAGHLATERGIHRSAGDRLRGDVIERLLCSGRARIRPLMSPAICHALEPFLERGLVLLSGEQLEIMADGLPYARTIAALLDPYRQHSPRRFSSAV; from the coding sequence ATGTGGCCTTATCATCCCGACCTGCTCGCGGCACCTGTCCCGCGCTACACCAGCTTCCCGACCGCCGCCGAGTTCGCGGAGATCGAGCCGGGCGCCTATCGCCATGCGCTGCAGACGGTGGAGGGCGACGTCTCTCTCTATGTCCATATCCCGTTCTGCGAGAAGATCTGCTTCTATTGCGGGTGCAACACCGGCGCGGCGGGGCGGCGGCACCGGCTGGAAAGCTATCTCGACGCCTTGCACCGCGAGATCGAGACGGTTTCGGCGCTGCTGCCCCCCGGCACGCGGGTGCGGCGCGTGTCCTTCGGCGGCGGCAGTCCCAATGCCATCGCGCCGACCGATTTCGTCCGGCTGGTCGATGCGCTGACGATCCGCTTCGGCCTGTCGGACCCCATCTGGTCAATCGAACTCGACCCGCGCACCATGTCGCGGGAATGGGGGACGGTGATCGAACGCGTCGGCATCCAGCGCGCCAGCCTGGGCGTGCAGACATTCGCCGCGCATTGCCAGCAGCGGATCGGCCGTGTCCAGTCAGAGGACATGATCCTGCGCACCACCGACATGCTGCGCGATGCGGGGGTCTCCTCGCTGAACTTCGACCTGATGTACGGGCTGCCGGGGCAGGACCGCGACGATCTGCTCGACAGCCTTCAGCGCACCCGGGTGCTGGGCGCGGACCGGATCGCGCTGTTCGGCTATGCCCATGTGCCGCACGTGATCCCGCGCCAGCGCGCCATCGACGACAGCGACATGCCCGATCAGGCCGAGCGTTTCGCCATGGCCAGCCTGGGCTTTGCCTATCTGGTGACGCATGGCTACATGCCGGTCGGCTTCGACCATTTCGCGCGCGCGGGCGGCGATCCGCTGGCGCGCGCGGCGATCGAGGGGACGCTGCACCGCAATTTCCAGGGCTTCACCGACGACGACGCGCCCAATCTGATCGGGCTGGGCGCATCGGCGATCAGCTCCTTCCCGCATCTGCTGGCGCAGAATCAGAAGAACAGCGGCCGCTATCGCATGCGCGCCGGGGCGGGCCATCTGGCTACCGAACGCGGCATCCACCGCAGCGCCGGAGACCGCCTGCGCGGCGATGTGATCGAGAGGCTGCTGTGTTCGGGCCGTGCGCGGATCCGCCCGCTGATGTCGCCCGCGATCTGCCACGCGCTCGAACCGTTCCTGGAACGCGGGCTGGTGTTGCTGTCGGGCGAGCAGCTCGAGATCATGGCGGACGGACTGCCCTATGCGCGGACCATCGCCGCGCTGCTCGATCCCTATCGCCAGCACTCGCCGCGGCGGTTCAGTTCGGCGGTCTGA
- a CDS encoding sulfite exporter TauE/SafE family protein: MTAIQIALALLSGGVIGTVLGLVGGGGSILAVPLLVYVVGIGSTHAAIGTAAVAVTANALASLAGHAKGGMVKWPCAIVFAAAGIIGAAIGAEIGKSVDGTRLLMLFGLLMIGVGLSMLRGRRRADDPDVRLSRGTARVLLPRLVPLGLGVGLAAGFFGIGGGFLIVPALIAATAMPFAYAVGTSLVVVTALGLTTATSYALSGYVDWPTTALLVAGGIGGAVVGIVAGQRLSGHKTLMERAFAVLVIAVGLYIAAGAI, from the coding sequence ATGACCGCCATCCAGATCGCGTTGGCGCTGCTGTCGGGCGGGGTGATCGGCACCGTGCTGGGGCTGGTTGGCGGCGGCGGATCGATCCTGGCGGTGCCGCTGCTGGTCTATGTGGTCGGCATCGGCTCCACCCATGCGGCGATCGGCACGGCGGCGGTAGCGGTCACGGCCAATGCGCTGGCCAGCCTTGCCGGTCATGCGAAAGGCGGGATGGTCAAATGGCCCTGCGCCATCGTGTTCGCGGCGGCCGGGATCATCGGCGCAGCCATCGGGGCCGAGATCGGCAAGTCGGTCGACGGCACGCGCCTGCTGATGCTGTTCGGCCTGCTGATGATCGGGGTCGGCCTCTCGATGCTGCGCGGGCGCAGGCGCGCCGACGATCCCGATGTGCGGCTGTCGCGCGGCACCGCACGCGTATTGTTGCCGCGCCTCGTGCCGCTGGGGCTGGGAGTCGGTCTGGCGGCGGGGTTCTTCGGGATCGGCGGCGGCTTCCTGATCGTGCCCGCGCTGATCGCGGCGACCGCCATGCCGTTCGCCTACGCCGTCGGCACTTCGCTGGTGGTGGTGACGGCGCTGGGACTGACCACGGCGACATCCTATGCGCTGTCGGGTTATGTCGACTGGCCGACGACCGCGCTGCTGGTGGCGGGCGGGATCGGCGGGGCCGTTGTGGGGATCGTTGCCGGCCAAAGGCTTTCGGGACACAAGACGCTGATGGAAAGGGCTTTTGCGGTGCTGGTGATCGCGGTCGGCCTCTATATCGCCGCGGGCGCGATCTGA
- a CDS encoding rhodanese family protein: protein MTMTPISPREAKRLIESGAALVDIRGPDEFARESIPGARNVPVTDIDRMERTGAPVVYHCRSGARTQANAARLSAAAGADCYMIEGGLDAWRQAGFDVAKDTGQPLELMRQVQIAAGSLALLGVVLGFLVGPGFFGLSAFVGAGLMVAGITGWCGMATMLRHMPWNRRMAG from the coding sequence ATGACCATGACCCCCATCTCGCCGCGCGAAGCCAAAAGGCTGATCGAAAGCGGCGCGGCGCTTGTCGACATTCGCGGACCCGACGAATTCGCCCGCGAAAGCATCCCCGGTGCGCGCAACGTGCCGGTGACTGACATCGACCGCATGGAAAGGACCGGCGCGCCGGTGGTGTATCACTGCCGCTCGGGCGCGAGGACGCAGGCCAATGCGGCGCGCCTGTCGGCTGCCGCCGGTGCGGATTGTTACATGATCGAAGGCGGGCTCGACGCGTGGCGGCAGGCCGGTTTCGACGTGGCGAAGGACACCGGCCAGCCGCTCGAGCTGATGCGGCAGGTGCAGATCGCGGCGGGTTCGCTGGCGCTGCTGGGCGTGGTGCTGGGCTTTCTGGTCGGCCCCGGCTTCTTCGGCCTGTCGGCTTTCGTCGGCGCGGGGCTGATGGTCGCGGGGATCACCGGATGGTGCGGCATGGCGACCATGCTGCGGCACATGCCGTGGAACCGGCGCATGGCGGGCTGA
- a CDS encoding ArsR/SmtB family transcription factor, which produces MLKLPMDLAAFERKAGGVAQLLKAIGNGRRLMVLCKLVEHGERTVNDLSADVGLSQSALSQHLAKMRDEGLVAFRRESQTLWYRIADPRTETLLAVLYQLYCQED; this is translated from the coding sequence ATGCTCAAACTCCCGATGGATCTCGCCGCCTTCGAACGAAAGGCAGGTGGCGTGGCGCAGCTGCTGAAGGCGATCGGCAATGGCCGCCGCCTGATGGTGCTGTGCAAGCTGGTCGAACATGGCGAGCGGACGGTGAACGACCTTTCGGCCGATGTCGGCCTGTCGCAGTCCGCCCTGTCGCAGCACCTTGCGAAGATGCGCGACGAAGGCCTCGTCGCGTTCCGGCGGGAGAGCCAGACGCTGTGGTACCGGATCGCCGATCCGCGGACCGAGACGCTGCTGGCGGTGCTCTACCAACTCTATTGTCAGGAGGACTGA
- a CDS encoding MBL fold metallo-hydrolase — translation MTEPTSAEPVIEAFFDRPTNTISYLVVDPATKTAAVIDPVLDFDLASGEVDVASARRILSRAQAQGWTVAMVLETHAHADHLSAAPFIKAKTGALIGIGEHIRDVQKIFRPMFAFDEMKTDGSDFDRLFADGERFPIGDLEVEVIHTPGHTPADVAYRIGDAVFVGDTLFMPDYGTARADFPGGDARQLYRSMRRLLALPDDTRLFMCHDYKAPGRDDYRWETTVGEQRQHSVHVHDGVTEDEFVTMREARDATLSAPRLLLPSIQVNIRAGRFPQAEENGVQFLRIPVKIRGDAHRDEAATGS, via the coding sequence ATGACTGAACCCACATCCGCCGAACCCGTCATCGAGGCTTTCTTCGATCGGCCCACCAACACGATCAGCTATCTGGTCGTCGATCCGGCGACGAAGACCGCCGCCGTGATCGACCCCGTGCTCGATTTCGACCTTGCCAGCGGAGAGGTCGATGTCGCCTCGGCCCGCCGCATCCTTTCGCGGGCACAGGCGCAGGGCTGGACCGTCGCCATGGTGCTCGAAACCCATGCCCACGCCGATCACCTGTCCGCCGCGCCCTTCATCAAGGCGAAGACCGGCGCGTTGATCGGCATTGGCGAGCATATCCGCGACGTGCAGAAGATCTTCCGACCGATGTTCGCCTTTGACGAGATGAAGACCGACGGATCGGACTTCGACCGCCTGTTCGCCGATGGCGAGCGGTTTCCCATCGGCGATCTGGAGGTGGAGGTCATCCACACCCCCGGCCATACTCCCGCCGATGTCGCCTATCGGATCGGCGATGCGGTGTTCGTCGGCGATACACTGTTCATGCCCGATTACGGCACGGCCCGCGCCGATTTCCCCGGCGGCGACGCGCGGCAGCTCTATCGCTCGATGCGCCGGCTGCTCGCCCTGCCGGACGATACGCGCCTGTTCATGTGCCACGACTACAAGGCGCCAGGCCGCGACGACTATCGCTGGGAAACGACCGTAGGGGAGCAGCGCCAGCACAGCGTCCACGTCCACGACGGCGTGACCGAGGACGAGTTCGTCACGATGCGCGAGGCGCGCGACGCCACGCTGTCCGCGCCGCGCCTGCTGCTGCCATCGATCCAGGTCAATATCAGGGCAGGGCGCTTCCCGCAGGCGGAGGAGAACGGCGTCCAGTTCCTGCGCATTCCGGTGAAGATCAGGGGCGACGCGCATCGGGACGAGGCTGCCACCGGGTCCTGA